One Triticum dicoccoides isolate Atlit2015 ecotype Zavitan chromosome 4B, WEW_v2.0, whole genome shotgun sequence genomic window carries:
- the LOC119291061 gene encoding uncharacterized protein LOC119291061, whose amino-acid sequence MFGVVFPDHTFPLDATAFAQVAPASWLLDLSTLSLPSAPRSAVVFLLPPAAAALPPGKAVAVYYQAAANRPFAFLGALGPARPSATFQLPEAGDEPEPPAGPAKLGVAVEDAAALPSPPDEQRAERVALRVGENLFNFMQSFCAADGGKLVVPTDILDRWFRKFQERAKKDPTYLKSFDF is encoded by the coding sequence atgTTCGGCGTCGTGTTCCCGGACCACACCTTCCCCCTCGACGCCACCGCCTTCGCGCAGGTCGCGCCGGCCTCCTGGCTCCTCGACCTCTCCACGCTCTCCCTCCCCTCCGCGCCCCGCTCCGCCGTCGTCTTCCTGCTCCCGCCCGCCGCGGCCGCGCTGCCCCCGGGCAAGGCCGTCGCGGTCTACTACCAGGCGGCCGCCAACCGCCCCTTCGCCTTCCTCGGCGCGCTCGGCCCCGCGCGCCCCTCCGCCACCTTCCAGCTCCCGGAGGCCGGGGACGAGCCGGAGCCCCCCGCCGGGCCCGCGAAGCTGGGCGTCGCCGTGGAGGACGCCGCCGCGCTGCCCTCGCCCCCCGACGAGCAGCGCGCGGAGCGGGTCGCGCTCCGCGTCGGCGAGAACCTCTTCAATTTCATGCAGTCGTTCTGCGCCGCCGACGGCGGCAAGCTGGTAGTGCCCACGGATATTCTGGACCGCTGGTTCCGCAAGTTCCAGGAGAGGGCCAAGAAGGATCCCACCTATCTGAAAAGCTTTGACTTCTGA